The Streptomyces sp. 11x1 genomic sequence GCCTTCGTGGACCGGGCGGTCACCTTCGCCGTGTGTCCCGACTGCGACGGCACCCGGCTGAGCGAGTTGGCCCGCTCCTCGCGCATCGCCGGACTCAACATCGCGGAGGCCTGCGCGATGGAGATCCGCGACCTCGCCGCATGGGCGCGCGGGATCGAGGACGCCTCGGTCGCACCGCTGCTCGCCAAGCTGCACTACACGCTCGACTCGTTCGTGGAGATCGGCCTCGGCTACCTCTCCCTGGACCGGGCCTCCGGCACGCTCTCCGGCGGCGAGGCGCAGCGGACGAAGATGATCCGCCACCTCGGCTCCTCCCTCACCGACGTCACGTACGTCTTCGACGAGCCGACCATCGGGCTGCACCCGCACGACATCGAGCGGATGAACAACCTGCTGCTGCGGCTGCGCGACAAGGGCAACACGGTGCTGGTGGTCGAGCACAAGCCGGAGACGATCGCCATCGCCGACCATGTCGTGGACCTCGGGCCCGGCGCCGGCACGGCGGGCGGCACGGTCTGCTTCGAGGGCACCCTGGAGGGGCTGCGCGCCAGCGACACCGTCACCGGACGTCACCTCGGCGACCGGGCCGCGCTGAAGGAGACGGTGCGCAAGCCCACCGGCGCGCTGGAGATCCGCGGCGCCTCGGCGAACAACCTCCGCCATGTCGACGTCGACATCCCGCTCGGCGTGCTCACCGTCATCACCGGGGTCGCCGGCTCCGGCAAGAGTTCGCTGGTGCACGGGTCGATCCCGAGCGAGGAGGGCGTGGTGTCGGTCGACCAGACCCCGATCCGCGGCTCCCGGCGCAGCAACCCGGCGACGTACACCGGGCTGGCCGACCCGATCCGCAAGGCCTTCGCCAAGGCCAACGGCGTCAAGCCGGCGCTGTTCAGCGCCAACTCCGAGGGCGCCTGCCCCACCTGCAACGGCGCCGGTGTCATCTACACCGACCTGGCGATCATGCAAAGCGTCGCCACGACGTGCGAGGAGTGCGAGGGGAAGCGGTTCGAGGCGTCGGTGCTGGAGTACCGCTTCGGCGGCCGGGACATCAGCGAGGTGCTCGCGATGTCGGTGACCGAGGCCGAGGCGTTCTTCGGCGAGGGCGAGGCGCGCACCCCGGCCGCCCACCGGATCGTCGAGCGGATGGCGGACGTCGGCCTCGGCTACCTCACCCTCGGCCAGCCGCTGACCACGCTCTCCGGCGGCGAGCGGCAGCGGCTGAAGCTGGCCACCCACATGGGCGACAAAGGCGGCGTCTACGTCCTCGACGAGCCGACCACGGGTCTCCACCTCGCCGACGTGGAGCAGTTGCTCGGGCTCCTCGACCGCCTGGTCGACGCCGGCAAGTCGGTGATCGTCATCGAGCACCACCAGGCGGTCATGGCGCACGCCGACTGGATCATCGACCTCGGGCCCGGCGCCGGCCACGACGGCGGGCGGATCGTCTTCGAGGGCACCCCGACCGACCTGGTCGCGA encodes the following:
- a CDS encoding excinuclease ABC subunit UvrA; the protein is MTKATSARTQAQAPGPHAADSHDLIRVHGARENNLKDVSIEIPKRRLTVFTGVSGSGKSSLVFDTIAAESQRLINETYSAFLQGFMPNLARPEVDVLDGLTTAITVDQQRMGSDPRSTVGTATDANAMLRILFSRLGTPHIGPPGAFSFNVASVSASGGLTVDRGADKTKTEKVTFSRTGGMCTHCEGRGTVSDIDLTQLFDDTKSLSEDPFTIPTYTGDGWVVRVIAESGFFDKEKPIREYTKKERHDFLYREPTKVKINGVNLTYEGLIPKIQKSFLSKDRESMQPHIRAFVDRAVTFAVCPDCDGTRLSELARSSRIAGLNIAEACAMEIRDLAAWARGIEDASVAPLLAKLHYTLDSFVEIGLGYLSLDRASGTLSGGEAQRTKMIRHLGSSLTDVTYVFDEPTIGLHPHDIERMNNLLLRLRDKGNTVLVVEHKPETIAIADHVVDLGPGAGTAGGTVCFEGTLEGLRASDTVTGRHLGDRAALKETVRKPTGALEIRGASANNLRHVDVDIPLGVLTVITGVAGSGKSSLVHGSIPSEEGVVSVDQTPIRGSRRSNPATYTGLADPIRKAFAKANGVKPALFSANSEGACPTCNGAGVIYTDLAIMQSVATTCEECEGKRFEASVLEYRFGGRDISEVLAMSVTEAEAFFGEGEARTPAAHRIVERMADVGLGYLTLGQPLTTLSGGERQRLKLATHMGDKGGVYVLDEPTTGLHLADVEQLLGLLDRLVDAGKSVIVIEHHQAVMAHADWIIDLGPGAGHDGGRIVFEGTPTDLVATRSTLTGEHLAAYVGA